A window from Hymenobacter volaticus encodes these proteins:
- a CDS encoding HAD family hydrolase produces MPNAAPYALIFDMDGVLIDNTDYQARAFQLLFRDLGLTTNARRLLERLNGMPATKILEIVFSTDVPKKKLTTYADQREFLYRTIYWDKRKEVAGLTEFLRAARAAGFKIGLGTGSGNDTIGYIIDHLDIRQYFDVVITKDDVDKGKPHADTYTVTARELGIPPERCVVFEDALVGEQAAYKAGMRCIGLSTSVKPDKFQAPMLVMKDFTAFTPQKVLDLLEQYPETPKPSKEMAKRQYMHV; encoded by the coding sequence ATGCCCAACGCTGCCCCTTACGCCCTCATCTTTGATATGGATGGCGTACTCATTGATAACACAGACTACCAAGCCCGCGCTTTTCAGTTGCTTTTCCGTGACCTTGGCTTAACCACCAATGCGCGCCGCCTGCTAGAGCGCCTCAATGGTATGCCCGCCACCAAAATCCTGGAAATAGTCTTTTCCACCGACGTACCTAAGAAAAAACTTACCACCTATGCCGACCAGCGCGAATTTCTGTACCGCACCATCTATTGGGACAAGCGCAAAGAAGTGGCAGGCCTTACCGAGTTTCTGCGTGCCGCCCGTGCTGCTGGTTTCAAAATCGGCCTCGGCACCGGCTCCGGCAACGACACGATTGGCTACATCATCGACCACCTGGATATTCGCCAATATTTCGATGTGGTTATTACCAAAGACGATGTGGACAAGGGCAAGCCACACGCCGATACGTACACCGTCACGGCACGCGAGCTAGGCATACCGCCCGAACGTTGCGTGGTGTTCGAAGATGCCTTAGTAGGCGAGCAAGCGGCCTACAAAGCGGGAATGCGCTGCATTGGCCTAAGCACTTCTGTCAAGCCCGACAAATTTCAAGCGCCGATGCTCGTTATGAAAGACTTCACTGCCTTTACGCCACAGAAAGTGCTTGACTTGTTGGAGCAGTATCCTGAAACCCCGAAGCCCAGCAAAGAAATGGCGAAGCGGCAGTATATGCACGTGTAG
- the pafA gene encoding alkaline phosphatase PafA: MKKSLCFLLAAALAGPAFAQKKDKSLARPKLVVGIVVDQMRYDYLYRYWSKYGKNGFRRLLGEGFSYENAHYNYVPTYTGPGHASIYTGTTPSMHGIVGNNWFVREEGKGTYVTEDKTVQPVGGTAAAGQQSPRHMLTSTITDELRLATNFQSKVIGVCIKDRGSILPAGHAANAAYWYDGANGAFISSTFYQNTLPEWVTKFNAENRAAQYLSKPWETLLPIAQYTESTADDVAWEGTFKGETKPVFPHDLPALSATPIAAVQGNLKAENEKVPVATSRNLDLIRSTPFGNSLTADFALEAIRAEQLGQRGQTDFLALSFSSTDYVGHQFGVNAIETEDTYLRLDQDIARLLDYLDKTVGKGQSLVFLSADHGAAHSPDFLRSQRIPAGSVGPRLMRDSLQQALVKRHGAGQWVLSYENQQVYLNRPLIAQKNLNLRLLQDEVADIMIGFSGVTRAITADDLQKSHWESGMLMYLENGYFPKRSGDVMVVLEPGWLESYQYPVNKGTTHGSAGNYDTHIPMLFWGWHVKQGSSVVSARIIDIAPTLARWLHIQEPDGCTGTPLPEVLGK; the protein is encoded by the coding sequence TTGAAAAAGAGCCTGTGTTTCCTGCTCGCCGCTGCATTGGCGGGGCCTGCTTTCGCGCAAAAGAAAGATAAAAGTCTAGCGCGCCCAAAGCTTGTCGTCGGTATTGTGGTGGATCAAATGCGCTACGACTACCTCTACCGCTACTGGAGTAAATACGGCAAGAACGGTTTCCGGCGCTTGCTAGGAGAAGGGTTCAGCTACGAAAACGCGCACTACAACTACGTGCCTACTTACACGGGGCCTGGGCACGCCAGCATTTATACTGGTACTACGCCTTCCATGCACGGCATAGTGGGCAACAACTGGTTTGTGCGCGAAGAAGGCAAAGGCACGTACGTTACCGAAGACAAAACAGTGCAGCCCGTAGGTGGCACCGCCGCCGCGGGTCAACAGTCGCCGCGCCATATGCTTACCAGCACCATCACCGATGAGCTGCGGTTGGCTACCAATTTTCAGAGCAAGGTTATCGGCGTTTGTATCAAAGACCGGGGCTCGATTCTGCCGGCCGGGCACGCCGCCAATGCTGCTTACTGGTACGATGGCGCCAATGGAGCGTTTATCAGTAGCACCTTTTACCAGAACACACTGCCCGAATGGGTGACGAAGTTCAACGCCGAAAACCGCGCCGCCCAGTACTTAAGCAAGCCTTGGGAGACGCTACTGCCTATTGCGCAATACACGGAAAGCACTGCCGATGATGTAGCGTGGGAAGGAACCTTCAAGGGCGAAACGAAACCGGTTTTTCCGCATGATTTGCCGGCGCTAAGCGCCACCCCCATTGCGGCCGTACAAGGCAACCTGAAAGCAGAAAACGAAAAGGTGCCTGTGGCTACCAGCCGCAACCTCGATCTGATTCGGAGCACGCCGTTTGGCAACTCGCTTACTGCTGACTTTGCGCTCGAAGCTATCCGCGCCGAGCAACTCGGGCAGCGGGGCCAAACCGATTTCCTAGCCCTGAGTTTCAGCAGTACCGACTATGTCGGGCACCAGTTTGGAGTCAATGCTATTGAAACCGAAGACACATACTTGCGTCTCGACCAAGATATTGCGCGGCTACTCGACTACCTCGACAAGACGGTGGGCAAGGGCCAATCATTAGTGTTTTTGAGTGCCGACCATGGCGCGGCGCATTCGCCCGACTTCTTGCGCAGCCAACGCATTCCGGCTGGCTCAGTCGGGCCCCGTTTGATGCGTGACTCCTTGCAGCAGGCCTTGGTGAAGCGCCACGGCGCGGGTCAATGGGTACTGAGCTATGAAAATCAGCAAGTGTACCTCAACCGTCCGCTTATCGCGCAGAAAAACCTGAACTTGCGCCTGCTCCAAGACGAAGTAGCCGATATTATGATTGGTTTCTCGGGCGTTACGCGCGCTATTACAGCCGACGACTTGCAAAAGTCGCACTGGGAAAGCGGTATGCTGATGTACCTCGAAAACGGCTACTTCCCTAAGCGCAGCGGCGACGTAATGGTGGTGCTAGAGCCCGGTTGGCTGGAATCGTACCAGTACCCGGTGAACAAAGGCACCACGCACGGCTCGGCCGGCAACTACGATACGCACATCCCGATGCTGTTCTGGGGCTGGCACGTCAAGCAGGGCAGTTCGGTAGTTTCAGCGCGTATTATCGATATTGCACCTACGCTGGCCCGATGGCTACATATTCAGGAGCCCGATGGCTGCACGGGTACACCGCTGCCGGAGGTACTAGGCAAATAA
- a CDS encoding inorganic diphosphatase — translation MAHFNPWHDVERGDNAPQIVNGIIEIPKGSKAKYELDKTSGLLKLDRVLFSAVHYPAAYGFIPKTYCDDNDPLDILVLCSVDIVPMCLVEAKVIGVMQMIDGDEEDDKIIAVAAHDISVNHFNDISDLPPHTLNEMQRFFEDYKALEHKHVTVERFMGREDAYRIIEDSIKLYDETFPNGADSESVKKTTDVEL, via the coding sequence ATGGCTCATTTTAACCCCTGGCACGATGTAGAGCGCGGCGACAATGCCCCGCAGATCGTAAACGGCATCATCGAAATCCCGAAAGGCTCGAAAGCCAAATATGAGCTGGATAAAACCAGCGGCTTGCTAAAACTCGACCGAGTGCTTTTCTCGGCAGTGCATTACCCTGCTGCTTACGGTTTTATTCCCAAAACGTACTGCGACGACAACGACCCCCTCGATATCCTAGTGCTCTGCTCCGTTGACATCGTGCCGATGTGCTTGGTGGAGGCCAAGGTGATTGGGGTGATGCAGATGATAGACGGCGACGAAGAGGACGACAAAATCATTGCGGTAGCAGCCCACGATATTTCGGTGAATCACTTCAATGACATCTCCGATCTGCCGCCTCATACCCTGAACGAGATGCAGCGCTTCTTCGAAGATTATAAGGCGCTAGAGCATAAGCACGTGACCGTAGAGCGGTTTATGGGTCGGGAAGATGCTTACCGCATCATCGAAGACAGCATCAAGCTCTACGACGAAACCTTCCCGAATGGCGCTGATTCAGAGTCAGTAAAGAAAACTACTGACGTCGAACTGTAA
- a CDS encoding DUF6766 family protein, with protein MPNKPSPSAFIRFLYENSLLLVGTALVLATLVGQTLTGWHENNAELEQMKILPLTLGQYLGSGHFLEATFENWESEFLQMGVYVLLTIWLRQKGSSESKKLYEEEDVDQEPDPNKPDAPGPVKHGGWQLTLYKNSLSLAFLLLFFGCVWLHAKGGAEVYSIEQHHEGKPAVTTVEYMGTSRFWFESFQNWQSEFLSIISIVGLSIYLRQKGSPQSKPVNASNDETGK; from the coding sequence ATGCCAAACAAACCTTCTCCCTCTGCCTTCATTCGGTTTCTATACGAAAACAGCTTATTGCTGGTAGGAACAGCCTTGGTGCTGGCCACATTGGTTGGGCAAACCCTGACGGGCTGGCACGAAAACAACGCTGAACTTGAGCAGATGAAGATACTGCCTCTCACCTTGGGGCAGTATTTAGGATCAGGTCATTTCCTAGAAGCCACCTTCGAAAACTGGGAAAGCGAGTTTCTGCAAATGGGAGTCTATGTGCTGCTCACAATCTGGTTGCGGCAGAAAGGCTCTTCCGAATCGAAAAAGCTCTACGAAGAAGAGGATGTAGATCAGGAGCCCGATCCGAACAAGCCGGATGCTCCTGGCCCGGTAAAGCATGGCGGCTGGCAACTAACGCTCTACAAAAACTCACTCTCCCTTGCGTTCTTACTGCTCTTCTTTGGGTGCGTATGGCTGCATGCTAAAGGCGGGGCGGAAGTATATAGCATCGAGCAGCACCATGAAGGCAAGCCCGCAGTAACGACGGTAGAATACATGGGCACGTCGCGGTTTTGGTTTGAATCGTTTCAGAACTGGCAAAGCGAGTTTCTGAGCATCATTTCTATTGTAGGCTTGTCTATTTACTTGCGGCAGAAAGGTTCTCCGCAGTCCAAGCCAGTCAACGCCAGCAACGATGAAACGGGCAAGTAA
- a CDS encoding UbiA family prenyltransferase — protein sequence MPLFSFKPSVVPPATPENAAGAWTATLRRWTDAVLYSSTWLALAALALTWATFLFWRVDIPVRLGLMIFTATLFLYNIDSVLPYKHGQPLVLSGRKRWMLEHRRELLALALASLAVAGLLFFLDGWQHLTLFLGHLAAISLLYSLPIAKVRGRWRALRDLPLLKVFLIAYVWAAITVWVPALYLAKPLFGPVVLVLFARRFFFILALAFVFDIRDYTKDQLTGTRTFPGVFGVRATKWVALLSLALAYLLFPFDIGYEHLVVLSLPTVAAAATIWYAEETRSDYYFALLTDGIMILQFLAVYFVS from the coding sequence ATGCCTCTGTTTTCATTTAAACCGTCGGTAGTGCCGCCCGCCACGCCAGAAAATGCAGCAGGGGCCTGGACGGCCACGTTGCGGCGCTGGACCGATGCGGTACTTTATAGCAGCACGTGGCTGGCGTTGGCCGCCTTGGCCCTGACCTGGGCTACCTTTTTGTTTTGGCGGGTTGATATTCCGGTTCGGCTCGGGCTGATGATTTTCACAGCCACGCTTTTCCTTTACAACATTGACAGCGTGTTGCCTTACAAGCACGGGCAGCCCTTGGTGCTGTCGGGCCGCAAGCGTTGGATGCTAGAGCATCGGCGCGAATTGCTAGCCCTAGCGTTGGCCTCTCTGGCAGTAGCAGGGCTGCTGTTTTTTCTGGACGGTTGGCAACATCTAACCTTGTTTCTGGGGCACCTGGCGGCTATTTCGCTGCTGTATTCGTTGCCTATCGCCAAGGTGAGGGGGCGGTGGCGTGCCCTGCGCGACTTGCCCTTACTCAAGGTATTTCTAATTGCATATGTGTGGGCTGCCATTACGGTTTGGGTGCCGGCGCTGTATTTGGCCAAGCCCTTGTTCGGCCCCGTGGTGCTGGTGCTTTTTGCCCGCCGTTTCTTTTTTATCCTGGCTTTAGCTTTCGTCTTCGATATTCGCGACTACACCAAGGACCAGCTTACTGGCACCCGCACATTTCCGGGCGTATTCGGCGTACGCGCCACCAAATGGGTAGCCCTCCTGTCGCTGGCGCTGGCGTATCTGTTGTTCCCCTTCGACATAGGGTACGAGCATCTGGTGGTCCTCTCGTTGCCTACCGTGGCTGCTGCCGCCACTATCTGGTACGCCGAAGAAACCCGCTCCGACTATTATTTCGCTCTTCTCACCGATGGCATCATGATTCTGCAGTTTCTGGCAGTGTATTTCGTGAGCTAG
- a CDS encoding NAD(P)H-hydrate dehydratase, translated as MQAHHTVGFELPKLAYLLPHNARFVGEWQVLPISLNQEFIHNTPVDNYFVDAKLLAGRLPKRPKFAHKGTFGHALLLAGSYGKIGAAVLAARACLHGGVGLLTVRTPVVGYSILQTTVPEAMVLTDPAIDFITELPDLKPYAAVGIGPGLGQEAATKEVLKQLLQQATQASVPLIVDADALNLLGTHRELLDELPTNALLTPHPKEFERLTEPARDDYHRLELLRAFCQRYRCYCVLKGAYTALGTPEGPVYFNSTGNPGMGTGGSGDGLTGLLLALCADQRLSPLDAALLGVFAHGRAGDLAAQQTGEAGLIASDIVRFIGPALHELVAQ; from the coding sequence GTGCAGGCGCACCATACGGTAGGCTTCGAGTTGCCGAAGCTAGCGTACTTGCTGCCGCACAATGCTAGATTTGTGGGCGAGTGGCAGGTGTTGCCTATAAGTTTGAACCAGGAGTTTATCCACAATACGCCTGTGGATAACTACTTTGTTGATGCAAAACTCCTGGCTGGCCGGCTGCCCAAGCGGCCAAAATTTGCGCATAAAGGCACTTTCGGACATGCACTATTACTCGCTGGGAGCTACGGCAAAATAGGTGCTGCCGTGCTGGCGGCACGCGCTTGCTTGCACGGCGGAGTTGGGCTGCTTACAGTGCGGACGCCTGTGGTGGGGTATAGTATTCTGCAAACTACCGTGCCCGAAGCTATGGTCCTGACTGACCCGGCCATCGATTTCATCACCGAACTACCCGACCTGAAGCCGTATGCTGCGGTGGGTATTGGGCCGGGGCTAGGGCAGGAAGCAGCTACCAAAGAAGTTTTAAAGCAATTGCTACAGCAGGCCACACAAGCTTCCGTGCCCCTCATCGTTGATGCTGACGCTCTAAACCTGTTAGGCACACACCGTGAATTGCTTGATGAGTTGCCTACTAACGCCCTACTTACTCCGCATCCTAAGGAGTTTGAACGCCTAACCGAACCAGCCCGTGACGATTATCACCGCTTGGAACTACTGCGGGCGTTCTGCCAACGCTACCGCTGCTACTGCGTGCTAAAAGGTGCTTACACTGCTCTTGGCACTCCCGAAGGCCCCGTTTACTTCAACAGCACCGGCAACCCCGGCATGGGTACTGGCGGCAGCGGCGATGGACTTACCGGCTTGCTGCTGGCTTTGTGCGCCGACCAGCGCCTCTCCCCTCTCGATGCGGCTTTACTTGGCGTTTTCGCCCACGGCCGAGCCGGTGACCTGGCTGCTCAACAAACCGGTGAAGCTGGCCTCATAGCCAGTGACATCGTCCGCTTTATTGGCCCCGCATTACATGAGCTAGTAGCTCAGTAG
- a CDS encoding M949_RS01915 family surface polysaccharide biosynthesis protein — translation MHKYAISILLVVASCTDKSAETTARASTVFPAPVEASAPDTIVAEHTIKPHAVALAEVPVALRLPGKLLEGWRWQDANGENLLVIFRALVSSTQQAAAASSAASAEQDMQDFERSAQLRARQYVRREGKFTELWRLQDAIAACPLDMTLRLQPGSTAITDLDHDGRSETTLMYALACRGDISSAALKLIMRAGPAKYALRGSTVVQYDSVPATQRRPTTPCCLDKLSAAQREEGNIDGYYQNEADFQTAPPAFLQFARQHWQKFSVETTDDHEDL, via the coding sequence ATGCATAAGTACGCAATCAGCATACTGCTCGTCGTGGCGTCCTGCACCGATAAGTCAGCGGAAACTACTGCTCGTGCCTCAACGGTTTTCCCTGCGCCGGTTGAAGCTTCGGCGCCAGATACAATTGTTGCTGAACATACTATTAAGCCCCACGCCGTGGCATTAGCTGAAGTACCCGTTGCGCTACGCCTGCCTGGTAAGTTGTTGGAAGGGTGGCGCTGGCAAGATGCCAATGGCGAAAATCTGCTGGTAATATTTCGGGCACTGGTTTCCTCTACACAGCAAGCAGCCGCTGCGTCATCTGCCGCCAGCGCGGAGCAGGACATGCAGGATTTTGAACGTTCGGCGCAGCTCAGGGCACGGCAATACGTGCGGCGCGAAGGCAAGTTCACGGAGCTGTGGCGCTTGCAAGATGCCATAGCCGCCTGTCCGCTCGACATGACCCTGCGCCTGCAACCCGGGAGTACCGCTATTACCGACCTCGACCACGATGGCCGCAGCGAAACCACGCTTATGTATGCCTTGGCTTGCCGGGGCGACATAAGTTCGGCAGCGCTGAAACTAATTATGCGGGCGGGACCAGCCAAATACGCCTTGCGCGGTTCCACGGTAGTGCAATACGACTCGGTGCCCGCCACCCAGCGCCGCCCCACTACGCCGTGTTGCCTCGACAAGCTAAGTGCCGCCCAACGTGAGGAAGGCAATATCGACGGCTATTATCAGAATGAAGCTGATTTTCAGACCGCGCCGCCTGCTTTTCTGCAATTTGCGCGGCAGCACTGGCAGAAGTTCAGTGTTGAAACAACAGACGACCACGAAGATCTATAA
- the msrB gene encoding peptide-methionine (R)-S-oxide reductase MsrB encodes MQTWNDVIRLANHPLPSPRRVEKTDAEWKAQLTSEQYHVTRQHGTERAFTGEYCEAHEAGLYACICCGTPLYDSRTKFESGTGWPSFTQPVDESAIRYKKDTSYGMVRVEVLCNVCDAHQGHVFPDGPAPSGLRLCINSASIKLVSEPKEAATAK; translated from the coding sequence ATGCAAACCTGGAACGACGTTATCCGCCTTGCCAACCACCCGCTGCCCTCACCGCGCCGCGTTGAAAAAACCGATGCCGAGTGGAAAGCCCAGCTCACCTCCGAGCAATACCATGTCACGCGGCAGCACGGCACCGAGCGCGCCTTCACGGGCGAGTACTGCGAAGCCCACGAAGCCGGCCTCTACGCTTGCATCTGTTGCGGCACCCCGCTTTACGACTCGCGCACCAAATTCGAGTCGGGTACCGGCTGGCCGAGCTTCACGCAGCCAGTAGATGAAAGTGCAATTCGCTACAAGAAGGACACCAGCTATGGCATGGTCCGCGTAGAGGTACTCTGCAACGTCTGCGACGCTCACCAAGGCCACGTCTTCCCCGATGGGCCAGCGCCTAGCGGATTACGTTTATGCATCAATTCGGCCAGTATCAAACTGGTGAGCGAGCCTAAAGAAGCTGCTACGGCGAAATAG
- a CDS encoding M48 family metalloprotease: MTREEFLARLSRLSPLAEANPASYRRKVWFWALLGYAFILLLLLGTVGLIALTLALGFFTRAFGLIWKVVIVLGIFAWKVLRSLWVEFEPPQGVPLTSTEAAPLLALLQQQTRALKAPRVHQVLLTSDFNASAVQVPRLGIFGWPRNYVVVGLPLLQALSPNQAAAVVGHELGHLRGGHGRFGAWIYRVSQTWSQLIGQLERQAGRTIFSRFTAWYVPRFNAWSHPVRRTDEFAADAAAAQLVSPQAMAEALCATVTRDAALDKLHWDKLTASLAEQPAPPVDAISRLLPLAKEGRLPVTDEQSQLTAAFEADPDLFSTHPTLGERLKALGQAPAVPPLPDTSAAEAWLGDHLPRLAATLDAEWVAANASLWRERHELLQQQRQRLQELTARQEASETLTPDETWELADLTEDHVGNREALPLFQQLVEDAKWGTAARFSVGRVLTNLDDAAGLAVLDEVMAQEPSYMGPGLAIQEAYHQRLGNREKVRQIGAVQLRHADVLDEAVEERGRLRATDQMLPHELSEQPLQDLLREITTPEYGIRRAWLLRKQVQHFAHKPMYVLLVTPHPDKRLRNQDAIGAWVRDLAEKITLPGEGFVVATGGEYAWLEQKAKQTVGAALIEA, from the coding sequence ATGACCCGTGAAGAATTCCTGGCTCGGTTGAGTAGGTTGAGCCCGTTAGCTGAAGCGAATCCTGCATCTTATCGCCGTAAAGTATGGTTTTGGGCCTTGTTAGGCTACGCATTCATCCTGCTGCTTTTGCTAGGTACTGTTGGGCTTATAGCCCTTACGCTAGCGCTTGGCTTCTTTACCCGGGCCTTTGGGCTCATCTGGAAAGTAGTAATTGTACTAGGCATATTTGCCTGGAAGGTGCTGCGCTCGTTATGGGTTGAATTTGAGCCGCCTCAAGGAGTACCCCTAACCTCTACTGAAGCGGCGCCGCTTTTAGCATTGTTGCAGCAACAAACGCGCGCACTAAAAGCGCCAAGGGTGCATCAAGTTCTGCTCACTTCCGACTTCAATGCCTCGGCTGTACAAGTGCCCCGGTTGGGCATATTTGGATGGCCTCGCAACTATGTAGTAGTAGGGTTGCCCCTACTCCAAGCCTTATCACCAAACCAAGCGGCAGCAGTTGTTGGGCACGAACTAGGGCATTTGCGTGGGGGCCACGGCCGTTTTGGTGCTTGGATTTACCGTGTTAGCCAAACCTGGAGCCAGTTAATTGGGCAGTTGGAAAGACAAGCCGGTAGAACCATTTTTTCTCGCTTCACGGCGTGGTATGTTCCTCGCTTCAATGCCTGGTCGCACCCTGTGCGACGCACCGACGAGTTTGCTGCCGATGCGGCGGCGGCGCAGCTAGTTAGTCCGCAAGCTATGGCAGAGGCGCTGTGCGCTACCGTTACACGTGATGCCGCCCTCGACAAATTGCATTGGGATAAACTAACGGCTTCCTTGGCCGAGCAGCCAGCCCCGCCAGTTGATGCTATCAGTCGGTTGCTGCCGCTAGCCAAGGAAGGCCGTTTGCCTGTAACCGACGAGCAAAGTCAACTCACCGCCGCTTTTGAAGCCGATCCTGACTTGTTTAGTACACATCCAACCCTTGGTGAGCGGTTGAAAGCGTTAGGCCAAGCGCCTGCAGTACCGCCTCTGCCCGATACGTCGGCGGCCGAAGCATGGCTCGGCGACCATCTTCCCCGGCTAGCAGCTACTCTCGACGCTGAATGGGTAGCAGCCAATGCGTCACTGTGGCGGGAGCGCCACGAACTGCTTCAGCAGCAGCGGCAGCGGCTACAAGAATTAACAGCTCGTCAAGAAGCTTCTGAAACCCTCACTCCCGACGAAACTTGGGAATTAGCCGACTTAACCGAAGACCACGTGGGTAATCGGGAAGCACTGCCGCTGTTCCAACAGTTGGTAGAAGACGCCAAGTGGGGAACTGCTGCTCGTTTTTCTGTCGGCCGCGTTCTTACCAACCTCGATGATGCTGCCGGTTTAGCAGTACTGGACGAAGTGATGGCGCAGGAGCCGAGCTACATGGGGCCTGGTCTTGCTATTCAGGAAGCGTATCATCAGCGCCTTGGCAACCGCGAAAAGGTTCGTCAGATAGGAGCAGTTCAGCTTCGTCATGCCGATGTGCTCGACGAAGCTGTAGAAGAACGAGGTCGTTTGCGCGCGACCGATCAAATGCTGCCACACGAATTATCGGAGCAACCTTTGCAAGATCTTTTGCGGGAAATAACGACCCCTGAATACGGAATCAGACGAGCTTGGCTGCTGCGCAAACAAGTACAGCATTTTGCCCACAAGCCGATGTATGTGCTGCTCGTAACGCCACACCCCGACAAACGACTACGGAATCAGGATGCTATTGGGGCGTGGGTACGAGATTTAGCTGAAAAAATTACACTGCCAGGCGAGGGTTTTGTAGTTGCTACAGGTGGTGAATATGCCTGGTTGGAGCAGAAGGCAAAACAAACTGTGGGTGCCGCACTAATCGAAGCCTAA
- the sdaAA gene encoding L-serine ammonia-lyase, iron-sulfur-dependent, subunit alpha, with protein MSLLFTDFASWRAHCAATNEPLYQPVLAYEIEQKGRTEEEIWTGLQRAYDVMRDAVQTGLTQDMTSRSGMINNGAKKIAASPVTVLSPEFKNLIMRAFGAKEVNSCMGRVVAAPTAGASGILPGVLVTLQELHQLSDRTILEGLLVAAGIALIIEQNASLAGAVGGCQAETGSAAAMGSGAIVYCLGGSVNQAFAAVAVTIQCMLGLVCDPVAGLVEVPCVVRNASAAAIAFSSAQIAIAGIDPVIPVDQCVAALGEVGQSMETRYKETALGGLANTTRGREIEKMVLVQDVQILPDEEQ; from the coding sequence ATGTCTTTGCTCTTCACTGATTTCGCTTCCTGGCGTGCGCACTGTGCTGCTACCAACGAACCACTATACCAGCCGGTCCTAGCCTATGAAATCGAGCAGAAGGGCCGCACCGAAGAAGAGATATGGACGGGTTTGCAGCGGGCGTACGATGTGATGCGCGACGCCGTGCAAACCGGCCTCACGCAGGACATGACGTCCCGCTCGGGCATGATCAACAATGGTGCGAAGAAGATTGCCGCTTCGCCCGTAACGGTGTTATCGCCGGAGTTCAAGAACCTGATTATGCGGGCTTTTGGGGCCAAAGAAGTTAACTCGTGTATGGGCCGGGTGGTAGCGGCGCCTACGGCTGGTGCTTCCGGCATCCTGCCTGGTGTCCTCGTAACCCTTCAGGAACTGCATCAGCTATCCGACCGAACCATTCTGGAGGGGTTGCTGGTGGCGGCTGGCATTGCGCTTATCATCGAGCAGAATGCTTCGTTGGCCGGAGCGGTGGGTGGTTGCCAGGCTGAAACGGGTTCGGCGGCGGCTATGGGCAGCGGAGCCATTGTGTATTGCTTGGGTGGTTCCGTCAACCAGGCGTTTGCGGCGGTGGCCGTCACCATTCAGTGTATGCTTGGGTTGGTGTGCGACCCGGTGGCCGGACTAGTAGAAGTGCCTTGCGTGGTGCGCAACGCGTCGGCCGCGGCTATTGCCTTTTCGTCGGCACAGATTGCCATTGCCGGCATTGACCCTGTTATTCCCGTTGATCAGTGCGTAGCAGCCCTCGGCGAAGTAGGCCAGAGCATGGAAACGCGTTACAAGGAAACAGCTCTTGGCGGGTTGGCTAATACCACTCGTGGCCGCGAAATCGAGAAGATGGTCTTGGTACAAGACGTGCAGATTCTACCCGATGAAGAGCAATAG